AAGCTTTTACCATGGCCCGCTATGGCAATTGGTGCTGCAAATCATCATAAGcaggacaagatgaagcgaATGTGGAGAGCTGAGCTTTGGAATGGCGGCCGACGAGCTGTTGTGTACTTATATTTCATTTTTATCTCAAGGGCGTTTGATAAGGGTAGAGGAGATGCAGCCTGTTTATCAAGCGACTCCCCGAGCGTCGCTCTCAGTAGCTTTCCTCTTGCTGTTGCCCTTTACCCCTCCTGCGTcgcctcgtcatcttctcaATCCTCATTGAATCACTTGACTGCCCGACATGTTGTGCAGCTGGTTCCCGCAGTTGGCTCTTCTAACTGTGGCAATCCTACCTAGGCTTGTTGCCACTGGTTCTGGTGCGTCCTGTattctctcatcttgacaCCTCTTTCCTTCGATATGCATTACGACTAACAATCAATATCGCTTTTTAGATCCGGCTGCTGCTTATGGCACTGTTATTCCACCGTCACTAGACCTACCGGACGCGGTTTCAAATGCTAGCTCGACAATCGAGAGCGAGGCTCTTCTCGAAGAGTGTGACCCAACAATTACGGTCTGTGGAACAACAGCAAATGTCAAGGTTGTCCGCACACACAATGTCACAAGCTACGTCACAAACTATCATGTGCATGAAGTAATAACGGTTTGTAAACAACTGAGCGGGGGCTGGTGTATCATACTGACGCTTTCACAGGAGCTGCCTACGTCTACCCGTACTGTCTTCTCGGTCATTGTCTCAACGAATACGACAAATGTTGAAGGTATGTCCTATTTTGAAGGGCCCATTCTGAACTGTACTGACAAATGGACCAGGTCAATGCCGTGACACGACCGTCTACATCGAGCCAACACCGCTCATCGTAACCGTTGATGTCAACACCACTACTACTCGAGAAGTCGTTCCCATCACCAATACCACATCTGTTACTACGTCATGGGTTGAGCACAAGAAGATTTCTCAGTGTATCATCAAGAGGACAAGCACTGGCCTGGCTCCTGGACCCGGTTCCGGCCCTGCTTCGCCTCCTCCTAGCGcgccatctcaacagcctctgCCAGCTACTGGCTCGGCAGGTAACCAAAATTCTGGCCAGCCTGCTCCAAGTATTCCTGCTGTCGGAGGAGCTTCAGGTCAAGGTAGTGGAATCCAAAGGTATGCTCATGTCGATGAACACTTCGATGAATGTCCCACCAACTTTGCCGACGTCTGACTAACAATAGATACTTTAGTTCCGcaccctcttcctcctctgagCAGTCGTCCTCCACCATATCTGAAAGCTTGTCCGGGAGCACATATGGAAGTGCATCTGGAAGCTTTTCTCGCTCTTCAGGAGCTTCAGCTAGCTCAAGTGTCTCGGGGGCTTCACGTGCCTCGGATGTCTCTGATGCGTCGGGTTCTTCCGCGTCCACTTCGTCTTCGACCTCGCGAAGCACTCGGTGATTTTAGATTAGTGATCAAGCTTCATGCTGATGGACACAGTCTTGTGGACACCTGGAAGTACTAGCAGTAGCTTAGGTTGGATATTGTGAAGCATGAGACGGAGCAGTGGATATTCTCACGTGCTGTACCATTATTTGTAATTAAGAAGTGTCATTTAATCTTGGCCTTATGTATTCCTGTTCAGATATGGGTCATCTTTAGTATTGTAACAGTTCTATGCACAAATATTGTTGTCTTGCCTCCCGACCTGAAGGCTTTCGTCATAACACCTGTATAATCGATTACTGCCCATTGCGTTAAGCTTAGGGTGCCAAcacagatgatgagctcaCGAAATTTATTCTGTCATTAGGAATTAGGGTCTATGTACCATGCACTAAGCATACTCTCTTTAGTTATATTTCATTAAGTCCAGTGAAAGAAAAATGGTCCTAGAATATCATCGTTCTCCCGAAAGATATTCCGCGGATTTGTCTCAGAATGTTACTGGCCAAGTTATCGTAAATACCTGAACCAAGCTTCCCGCGGGAAGTCCTCCAGGATCCCGTatttcttatcttatctcgCATTCGCCCTACTCGGCCGAGCGGGAACTTCGGATTTCAGCTGCTCTGAAAGCAAATCCCTTACTTACAATGACACCTTTGATATAGTCTACAGACAGGGTTATTCTAGCACGATATACCTGCTAAATATCGGCAAGAGCATTAAGTATTCTCAGGGCTATTAAATAGCATATACCAAAAGTGAAACTGGTCAGCCTAGGAAGTTTCGCTTTCGATTAATGAGGAACAAGAGGTTCAAGCATGAGATAGAATGTTCTATGGAGTTAAATCTAAGGCCAGTCCAGACTCCCATCTGAGTCAGGCCGCTTCATGGTAAACTCTGCTGGGGGAGTTACATTGATCATGATCGGCTCCTTATTCATCTTATCATCAGTCCGCTCAGCCAACGGCTTTCGAAGAAGTTCTTCCGTACTGCCTTCAAACCATTTCCTGATGGTAGATTCTTGATCAGTCCCAATTATTTAAGTCTTGCCGTCGTCGAGATTCCCCGCCTTCCACCATTTCCAAACCTTGGGTTGTTTCGCGATTGCCTCCCTGTATTCTTCGGCTGTGCTTCCTGGTAGGAGCTGAATGCGCCCTACTCCACTTTCCATGCGTGATATAGATGCTTCGATAGTATATTTCTGTCCAGGATGCAGCGTCAGGAAACACTCTTTGTTATCTTCTCGCAAGGACCCTTCATAACCGGGCCCGCATATAAAGATTGTGTTCCGTCGAGCCTCGATGCCGGTCTCCGTGTCCGTGAAGGTAAGGCCGCCTTTATTCATTGGTGAGTCAAAGAGACGGAGATTTTCAGTTGGGAAGGTTATTGCacggccatgatgaaggaacaGGTCAATCGTGATCGTATGGTCGTTGTCAGCCTCCAGGTCGAagacagaagatgaagtggAGATATGAGCTTCGATGGAAGGCATGGTGAATAACTTCCTATCGTTGAGGAACTTTAAATCTAAGAAAACAGGACAAGGAAGAATCGCTACATTTGAAGTAAAGGATCTGGCTTGAGTGATCTTGAATAGCTAAGTCATGCAGCTAGCTAGGCATCACTTTAGGGATTCACAAATGCTTACGACGCGAGCTATGTTCTCATGATTTGATTGATAGGTAGTTATGACAACTATATCAATAGCTGATCATTCGAACTAATATAATACCGCTTAGGAAACacttcagccttgataaGTAATCGATGCCTGCGGTGTTAGTTCATGTCCGTCACATCCGACTGATATCATCGCGCGAGATGTTCAGGGTAGGCCAAACTCATCCCTGGCTCCCAACCCCAGCATGTCTTCTAAACAAGCCTCAGACCTTGATAACCACCAAACACGTCTTGTCGCTGATAAATAACATTATGCTTTCACCCCGCACTATTGCAAATCAGGTCACAGCGCTTTCCTACAATCATCCACGCGTTGTCTCCAATGGGTCGATAAGACTACTTACTTCAACCACTCGTCCCCTCAATTTAGCGCCAGCCGATTGGGTGGATAAATACATTCAGCCCAGCCGGATATCACCAACATGCATATGTCCACATTGTGCGAGAACATAAGTATCAACTCAGCTGCCGATGCCAACTGCCATCTCGAAAAGGTCAAGCCTGCAACAAAACAAGCCAGACACTGTTACTGCAGCCACAATGTCGCCCTCCAACCCCATCATCCCTGGCTTCTCGCCCGATCCGtccatcgtcaaggttgGCGAGTGGTACTTTCTCGTCAACTCCACTTTTCACATGTTCCCTGGTATTCCCGTTTACGCCTCCAAGGATCTTGTGTCGTGGAAGCAAATCGGTAGGTGACCCATGTCTTATTGTGTGTACGGTTCATTGACGGCGATATAGGAAATGTCATTAGTAGACCGGGACAGGTTATCCTGAAACAATCTGATACTGAAGTCAACCGTATGCctgatgttggagaagtgATGCTTGCGACTGGTGGCCTTTTTGCGCCAACAATTCGCTATAACAATGGTACTTTCTACGTTGTTTGCACGAATGTTGTGAGAGCGACCGAGAATACTCGGTATGCGCTGCAGAACTTTATTGCTACCACGGAGGATATCTGGTCAGGTCACTGGAACGACTTGATCTGGTATGACTTTGATGGAATTGATCCCAGCATCTTattcgacgatgatggaaagacGTATATCCAAGGCTCCAAGTCGCCTGGCCCATACACCAGAATCGCTCAATTTGAGATTGATATCACGACGGGCAAGAAGCTGTCCGAGGAAAAGATCCTCTGGGAGGGCACTGGCGGAGTCTACCCCGAAGGGCCGCATATCTACAAGCGAAATGGTTGGTACTGCCTCATGATTTCCGAGGGAGGAACTCATGAAGACCATATGATCACCATGGCCCGATCCCGCGATGTCTGGGGTCCCTACGAGCCATGTCCCGAGAACCCAATCTTAGTCCCGGCAAGCAAAGACATGTACATTCGCCATACAGGCCACTGCGACGtgtttgaagatgacaacGGTCAATGGTGGGGAGTCCTTCTCGGAGTCCGCAGAGATAAAGACGGACGATACAACATGGGACGAGAGTCCCATCTCACACCCGCAAAATGGACCGATGATTGGCTCCGCATTGAAtctgtcgaggctgaaaTCAACACATCCCGACTCGCTAGTGCACCCACAGAGCAGGGATTGACAGCAGTACAGGGCGTGGATTTCCTGTACATCCGAGACCCAGTTTTGCAGAACTACAAGATTGACAGCACGATCAGTGTAACATCATCGCCCGTCGATCTGTCGCATCCACAGGAATCACCTAGTTTTGTGGGTAAGAGACAGCGTCTACACGCAGGTCAAAGCAGCGCAACATTCAAGACCAACGCATcgtcaaaggtcaagactggGCTGGCAGTTTACAAAGATGAACACCGGTACTTGCGGGTCTTTTACGACACGGCTGAAAGAG
This region of Fusarium verticillioides 7600 chromosome 3, whole genome shotgun sequence genomic DNA includes:
- a CDS encoding murein transglycosylase gives rise to the protein MSPSNPIIPGFSPDPSIVKVGEWYFLVNSTFHMFPGIPVYASKDLVSWKQIGNVISRPGQVILKQSDTEVNRMPDVGEVMLATGGLFAPTIRYNNGTFYVVCTNVVRATENTRYALQNFIATTEDIWSGHWNDLIWYDFDGIDPSILFDDDGKTYIQGSKSPGPYTRIAQFEIDITTGKKLSEEKILWEGTGGVYPEGPHIYKRNGWYCLMISEGGTHEDHMITMARSRDVWGPYEPCPENPILVPASKDMYIRHTGHCDVFEDDNGQWWGVLLGVRRDKDGRYNMGRESHLTPAKWTDDWLRIESVEAEINTSRLASAPTEQGLTAVQGVDFLYIRDPVLQNYKIDSTISVTSSPVDLSHPQESPSFVGKRQRLHAGQSSATFKTNASSKVKTGLAVYKDEHRYLRVFYDTAERAVVYEFVNNAKDLKRTEHRALDRDVDTIQFRFEYTEQEYRVFYSTGTDWEHIATLDTLEMTGPDFVGPVIGVFALAQESVTVEVVDLQVE